In Halarcobacter bivalviorum, a genomic segment contains:
- a CDS encoding TylF/MycF/NovP-related O-methyltransferase has protein sequence MYSAEFTEREKELCNFVKPYTMTSQYKLYTMIHSIEYIIKNNIKGAIVECGVWKAGNMMLAAKVLKELGDETRDLYLFDTFEGMSEPTCTDVGIDGLNAIEQFEKMKEKNSSSWCYSSLEEVKENMSKIGYDKNKIHYIKGKVEDTIPNVLPDAISLLRLDTDWYESTKHELTYLYPKLTQKGILLVDDYGYWQGSKKAVDEYIEEEKLSIFLNRIDLLGRLAVKI, from the coding sequence ATGTATAGTGCAGAGTTTACTGAAAGAGAAAAAGAATTATGTAATTTTGTAAAACCTTATACAATGACAAGTCAATATAAATTATATACAATGATACATTCAATAGAATATATTATTAAAAATAATATAAAAGGTGCCATTGTAGAGTGTGGTGTCTGGAAAGCTGGAAATATGATGCTGGCGGCTAAAGTTCTTAAAGAATTAGGTGATGAAACTAGAGACTTATATCTTTTTGATACTTTTGAAGGGATGAGTGAGCCTACTTGTACAGACGTAGGAATAGATGGACTTAATGCAATAGAACAATTTGAAAAAATGAAAGAAAAGAATAGCAGTAGTTGGTGTTATAGTTCATTAGAAGAAGTAAAAGAAAATATGTCTAAAATTGGTTATGATAAAAATAAAATTCATTATATTAAAGGAAAAGTAGAAGACACAATACCTAATGTATTACCTGATGCTATTTCTTTATTAAGACTAGATACTGATTGGTATGAGTCTACAAAACATGAATTGACATATTTATATCCAAAACTAACTCAAAAGGGTATATTACTTGTTGATGATTATGGGTATTGGCAAGGTTCTAAAAAAGCAGTTGATGAATATATTGAAGAAGAAAAATTGTCTATTTTTTTAAATAGAATTGATTTATTAGGTAGATTAGCAGTAAAAATATGA
- a CDS encoding glycosyltransferase, with the protein MEDLNNIAEEVITLAINNIENKNFEDEVIVGLYYICKYIENGHSLSSENIILLKKAISLLSDNLKDIRFAIVLYLLQTIEAQKETKEIKSKFFESYYNFDNFQNILDNKDFILLIFPQEKLEEYLECFNLEFLNDKSFWNKTVTEKQQVIFKFHYITMLIYEKNKESFHKMFDYLFKIFETAIEKKDDELVFYLYSPLSFSYNGVSTSFEECSYFNNLVEKKLESYIKNHLIQKYEIKPNRKKSNNKKLKIAFIQERLIEYSIYQVLYRLLKSLVNTEVEIIVFDLNFKELGGSFPEKQNELKLLGCKVIDCNKEFAQNDSVFYSTVQKSLKLREYIIAEDIDVLIGMNARPEYNFLFTTRTAPLQIYWSHGNHAYNIEEIDKKITHCIFEKELDFEQITIPLDKKNNSSFDNIKIKEIRECFPLNTFILGSIGRLVKIDNYDYLETIAKIMHNNPNTIFIACGSGDQKGIQEKIEELGIKDRFYFVGYVDPHLYGSVIDLYLDSFPFRGGESFQEYIAKQKPFVCYVPHSTKEQLDSIVNEARKYFYPNTLEKYVEYVSLLIKDIKLRESAILSFYSKEKEDESNFLNIIKKGTNGI; encoded by the coding sequence GTGGAAGATTTAAATAATATTGCAGAAGAAGTAATTACTTTAGCTATTAATAATATAGAAAATAAAAATTTTGAAGATGAAGTAATTGTTGGACTTTATTATATTTGTAAATATATAGAAAATGGCCATTCTCTTTCATCAGAAAATATAATACTTCTAAAAAAAGCTATTTCATTATTAAGTGATAATTTAAAAGATATTAGGTTTGCTATTGTTTTATATCTTCTTCAGACTATAGAAGCTCAAAAAGAGACTAAAGAGATTAAAAGTAAATTTTTTGAAAGCTATTATAACTTTGATAATTTTCAAAATATTTTAGATAATAAAGATTTTATCTTATTAATATTCCCTCAAGAAAAGCTTGAAGAGTATTTAGAATGTTTTAATTTAGAGTTTCTTAATGATAAGAGTTTTTGGAATAAAACAGTTACTGAAAAACAACAAGTTATTTTCAAATTTCATTACATAACAATGTTGATTTATGAAAAGAATAAAGAGTCATTTCATAAAATGTTTGACTATTTATTTAAAATATTTGAAACAGCAATAGAGAAAAAAGACGATGAACTTGTTTTTTATTTATACTCTCCGCTATCATTTTCTTATAATGGTGTTTCTACAAGCTTTGAAGAGTGTTCATATTTTAATAATTTAGTAGAAAAAAAACTTGAATCTTATATTAAAAATCATTTAATACAAAAATATGAAATAAAACCAAATAGAAAAAAAAGTAATAATAAAAAATTAAAAATTGCCTTTATTCAAGAGAGATTGATAGAATATTCAATTTATCAAGTTTTATATAGATTGTTAAAGAGTTTAGTAAATACAGAAGTAGAGATTATTGTTTTTGATTTAAATTTTAAAGAATTGGGAGGCTCTTTTCCTGAAAAGCAAAATGAGTTGAAACTTTTAGGTTGTAAAGTAATAGATTGCAATAAAGAGTTTGCTCAAAATGATTCTGTATTTTATTCAACTGTTCAAAAAAGTTTAAAACTTCGTGAATACATAATAGCAGAAGATATTGATGTTTTAATAGGAATGAATGCTAGACCAGAATATAACTTTTTATTTACTACTAGAACAGCTCCTTTACAAATTTATTGGAGTCATGGAAATCATGCTTATAATATAGAGGAAATAGATAAAAAGATAACTCATTGTATTTTTGAAAAAGAGTTAGATTTTGAACAAATTACTATTCCTTTAGATAAAAAAAATAATTCCTCATTTGATAATATAAAGATAAAAGAGATTAGAGAATGTTTTCCTTTAAATACCTTTATCTTGGGCTCAATAGGAAGATTAGTAAAGATTGATAATTATGATTATCTTGAAACAATAGCTAAAATTATGCACAATAATCCTAATACAATTTTTATTGCTTGTGGAAGTGGAGATCAAAAAGGTATTCAAGAAAAGATAGAAGAACTAGGAATAAAAGATAGATTTTATTTTGTAGGGTATGTTGATCCGCATCTTTATGGTAGTGTTATTGATTTATATTTAGACTCTTTCCCTTTTAGAGGAGGAGAATCTTTTCAAGAATATATTGCAAAACAGAAGCCTTTTGTTTGTTATGTACCTCATTCTACAAAGGAACAATTAGATTCAATTGTTAATGAAGCTAGAAAATATTTTTATCCTAATACTTTAGAAAAGTATGTTGAATATGTATCTTTATTAATTAAAGACATAAAGCTAAGAGAAAGTGCAATATTAAGTTTTTATTCAAAAGAAAAAGAAGATGAAAGCAATTTTCTCAATATAATAAAAAAGGGAACTAATGGGATATAG
- a CDS encoding cytidylyltransferase domain-containing protein, whose product MNKKSFLSIIPARGGSKRLPRKNILKILDKPLIAYSIEAGLNSKYIDKLIVSSDDDEILSISKDYGAEIIKRPANLAEDTTTTFDTLKHVVENISEEYEYIVLLQATSPLRKSSHIDEAIKLLEEKKADAIISVCEMEHSPLWSNTLPSDNNMKLFLKDEIKNKRSQDLEKYYRLNGAIYICRTDKFLENKGFFLEENIYAYIMDRKDSIDIDEEIDFIIASEFIKKSIRS is encoded by the coding sequence ATGAATAAAAAATCATTTCTTAGTATTATTCCTGCAAGAGGAGGAAGCAAAAGACTTCCAAGAAAAAATATATTGAAAATTCTTGATAAACCATTAATTGCATATAGTATAGAAGCAGGATTAAATAGTAAATATATTGATAAATTAATTGTTTCTAGTGATGACGATGAAATACTTTCAATATCAAAAGATTATGGGGCAGAGATAATAAAAAGACCTGCAAATCTAGCAGAAGATACAACTACTACATTTGATACATTAAAACATGTTGTTGAAAATATATCTGAAGAATATGAATATATTGTTTTATTGCAAGCAACAAGTCCTCTTCGAAAATCATCACATATTGATGAAGCAATAAAACTTTTAGAAGAAAAAAAAGCTGATGCAATAATAAGTGTGTGTGAAATGGAACATAGTCCTTTATGGAGTAATACTTTACCTAGTGATAATAATATGAAACTCTTTTTAAAAGATGAAATAAAAAATAAAAGAAGTCAAGATTTAGAGAAATATTATAGATTAAATGGAGCAATATATATTTGCCGTACAGATAAATTCTTGGAGAATAAGGGATTTTTTCTAGAAGAGAATATATATGCTTATATAATGGATCGAAAAGATTCAATAGATATAGATGAAGAAATAGATTTTATTATAGCAAGTGAATTTATAAAAAAATCTATAAGGAGTTAA
- a CDS encoding nucleotidyltransferase family protein: MKKIENLKLSVNASIKEALEIIDTGAIRIAIVVDDNEKVLGTITDGDIRRGFLRGLDLTSSIKDLYFKKPTLANINDSKESIIQKALSKKLYQIPIVDDKGRLVDIEDLASLIRVTKRRNRVILMAGGLGTRLRPLTEGIPKPLLKVGNKPILETIIENFAKYGFVNITISVNYKADMIKEYFGDGSNFGVNIDYIEETKRLGTAGALSLLKEKPIEPFFVMNADLLTNINFTHLLDFHSFENAIATMCVREYNYQVPYGVIETDESKIISIKEKPIEKFFVNAGIYALSPQVFEYIPNNEFFDMPTLFEKLIEKELKTISFPLHEYWLDIGRMSDFEQAQSEYFRVFDE, translated from the coding sequence ATGAAAAAAATAGAGAATTTAAAGCTAAGTGTTAATGCTTCAATAAAAGAGGCTTTAGAGATTATTGATACAGGAGCTATTAGAATTGCTATTGTAGTTGATGATAATGAAAAAGTACTTGGAACAATAACTGATGGAGATATAAGAAGAGGTTTTTTAAGAGGACTAGATTTAACTTCTTCTATAAAAGATTTATACTTTAAAAAACCTACTTTGGCAAATATAAATGATTCAAAAGAGTCTATTATTCAAAAAGCTTTATCAAAAAAGCTTTATCAGATTCCTATTGTTGATGATAAGGGTAGATTAGTAGATATTGAAGATTTAGCAAGTCTTATTAGAGTAACAAAAAGAAGAAATAGAGTAATCTTAATGGCAGGTGGACTAGGAACAAGACTTAGACCTTTAACAGAAGGAATTCCTAAACCTCTTTTAAAAGTGGGAAATAAACCAATACTTGAAACAATTATTGAAAACTTTGCAAAATATGGTTTTGTAAATATTACAATAAGTGTAAATTATAAAGCAGATATGATAAAAGAATATTTTGGAGATGGTTCTAATTTTGGAGTAAATATTGATTATATAGAAGAGACAAAAAGATTAGGAACAGCAGGTGCTTTAAGTCTATTAAAAGAGAAACCTATTGAACCTTTTTTTGTAATGAATGCAGATTTACTTACAAATATTAACTTTACACACCTTTTAGATTTTCATTCTTTTGAAAATGCAATAGCAACAATGTGTGTACGAGAGTATAATTACCAAGTTCCTTATGGTGTTATTGAAACTGATGAAAGTAAAATAATCTCAATTAAAGAAAAACCCATAGAAAAGTTTTTTGTAAATGCAGGAATATATGCTTTATCTCCTCAAGTTTTTGAATATATCCCAAATAATGAATTTTTTGATATGCCAACACTATTTGAAAAATTAATAGAAAAAGAACTTAAAACAATTTCATTCCCTTTACATGAATATTGGTTAGATATTGGAAGAATGAGTGATTTTGAACAAGCTCAAAGTGAGTATTTTAGAGTATTTGATGAATAA
- a CDS encoding PIG-L deacetylase family protein, with product MKNRVLVVAVHPDDETLGCGGTLLKHKANKDETHWLICTTLDKENSYYKKREIELIKVSEMYNFDKVHNLELKTMQVDEYSMSELISKISKVINEVKPNIIYLPFKGDVHSDHRKIFEAAFSCTKSFRYPFVKKIYMMETLSETEFAPSVKEDSFTPNVFVDISDYFETKIEIMKIFKSEIEEHPFPRSERNLRALATLRGATSGCEYAESFVLLKEIL from the coding sequence ATGAAAAATAGAGTTCTAGTCGTAGCAGTTCATCCTGATGATGAAACTTTAGGATGTGGAGGAACCTTACTAAAACATAAAGCAAATAAAGATGAAACTCATTGGTTAATTTGTACTACTCTTGATAAAGAGAATAGCTATTATAAAAAAAGAGAAATAGAGCTTATCAAAGTATCAGAAATGTATAATTTCGATAAGGTACATAATTTAGAACTTAAAACTATGCAAGTAGATGAATATAGTATGAGTGAATTAATAAGCAAAATTTCAAAAGTAATAAATGAAGTTAAACCAAATATAATTTATTTACCTTTTAAAGGAGATGTTCATAGTGATCATAGAAAAATATTTGAAGCAGCTTTTTCTTGTACAAAATCATTTAGATATCCATTTGTAAAAAAAATATATATGATGGAAACATTAAGTGAAACAGAATTTGCTCCAAGTGTAAAGGAAGATAGTTTTACTCCTAATGTTTTTGTAGATATAAGTGATTATTTTGAAACTAAAATTGAGATTATGAAAATCTTTAAGAGTGAAATAGAAGAACATCCTTTTCCACGAAGTGAAAGAAATCTTAGAGCTTTGGCTACTTTAAGAGGTGCAACTTCTGGGTGTGAATATGCTGAAAGCTTTGTATTGTTGAAGGAAATATTATGA